The following coding sequences lie in one Sedimentibacter sp. MB35-C1 genomic window:
- a CDS encoding YdbC family protein: MAGIKYEITEELAILSESSRGWTKELNMVSWNDREPKFDIREWSPEHERMGKGVTLSKEEAKLLRDILNKMDI, from the coding sequence ATGGCAGGAATAAAATATGAAATAACAGAAGAATTAGCTATTCTTTCAGAATCATCAAGAGGATGGACTAAGGAGCTTAATATGGTAAGCTGGAATGACAGAGAACCTAAATTTGACATAAGGGAATGGTCGCCTGAACATGAAAGAATGGGCAAAGGAGTTACGCTGAGCAAGGAAGAAGCTAAGCTTCTCAGAGATATTTTGAATAAGATGGATATATAA
- the rocF gene encoding arginase — MKFNLISVPINYGCDREGAQFGPETFKKNGIVELIKEEGHDVCDKGDIEIPFASPEEKYSGSSKLKYLNPIAEYNNNLAEAVYSSISEGAIPFIVGGDHSLGMGSIAGTSKYFKEIAVIWVDAHGDINTEDTSPSGNIHGMPLAASMNFGNPALTNIYYNGQKVKPENVYILGARDIDPGEYELAKKSKLNLYTMDDVRKNGLDNTLKEITNKIKNSGVDAVHLSFDIDALDKSLVPGTGTAVSEGFSLEEGENIFAQLIGGVHIASMDFVELNPLIDDEDKKTVKNCFKLLKNIFRLFKNQEEKSVEYAI; from the coding sequence ATGAAATTTAATTTAATTAGCGTACCGATAAACTACGGCTGTGATAGAGAGGGAGCCCAGTTTGGTCCGGAAACATTCAAAAAAAATGGAATTGTAGAATTAATTAAAGAGGAAGGCCATGATGTATGCGATAAGGGAGACATTGAAATACCTTTTGCCTCACCTGAAGAAAAATATTCAGGAAGCAGTAAATTAAAATACCTTAATCCGATTGCAGAATACAATAATAATCTTGCGGAGGCTGTGTACAGCTCAATAAGCGAAGGAGCAATTCCTTTTATAGTAGGCGGAGACCATTCGCTTGGAATGGGAAGCATTGCCGGAACAAGTAAGTACTTTAAAGAAATAGCAGTAATATGGGTTGATGCACATGGTGACATAAATACAGAAGACACATCGCCTTCAGGCAACATTCACGGAATGCCTCTTGCAGCGTCAATGAATTTTGGAAATCCTGCACTGACAAATATTTATTACAATGGACAGAAAGTTAAGCCGGAGAATGTTTATATTTTAGGGGCGAGAGATATAGACCCAGGTGAATATGAACTGGCAAAAAAATCTAAACTAAATTTGTATACAATGGATGATGTGCGCAAAAACGGGTTAGATAATACTCTTAAGGAAATTACAAACAAAATAAAGAATTCCGGTGTGGATGCAGTACATCTCAGCTTTGATATAGATGCGCTGGATAAATCATTGGTGCCCGGAACCGGAACAGCTGTTTCAGAAGGATTCAGCCTGGAGGAAGGCGAAAATATTTTTGCACAATTAATAGGCGGTGTACACATAGCTTCAATGGATTTTGTGGAATTGAACCCTCTAATTGATGATGAAGATAAAAAGACCGTAAAAAATTGTTTCAAGCTGCTTAAAAATATATTTAGGTTATTTAAGAACCAAGAAGAAAAATCTGTTGAATATGCTATTTAG
- a CDS encoding O-acetyl-ADP-ribose deacetylase: protein MVELEILSGDITMVEADAIVNAANNSLLGGGGVDGAIHRAAGSELLHECRALGGCETGMAKITKGYRLPAKYVIHTVGPIWHGGSDNEESLLASCYKNILLLAEKYNCRYVAFPSISTGAYAFPLEIASKIAVKAIIEFQSIENSVEKASIVCFDKKTKEYYDKALKEYLKID from the coding sequence ATTGTGGAACTGGAAATTTTGTCAGGAGATATTACAATGGTAGAGGCAGATGCTATTGTTAATGCAGCAAATAATTCATTGCTTGGAGGAGGCGGAGTTGACGGAGCCATACATCGCGCAGCGGGATCGGAGCTTCTGCACGAATGCCGGGCTCTTGGAGGCTGTGAAACCGGAATGGCAAAAATAACTAAAGGATACAGGCTGCCGGCAAAATATGTTATACATACTGTTGGACCTATATGGCATGGAGGAAGCGATAATGAGGAAAGTCTTCTGGCGTCCTGTTACAAGAACATCCTGCTTCTCGCCGAAAAATATAATTGCCGTTACGTTGCATTCCCTTCAATCAGTACGGGAGCATATGCATTTCCCTTAGAAATAGCATCAAAGATTGCTGTAAAAGCCATAATAGAATTTCAAAGCATTGAAAATTCAGTAGAAAAGGCATCAATTGTGTGCTTTGATAAAAAAACGAAAGAATATTATGATAAAGCATTAAAAGAATACTTAAAAATTGACTAG
- the namA gene encoding NADPH dehydrogenase NamA translates to MSRLFSNYIIKNLELKNRIVMAPMCMYSSENDGKVTEWHVLHYATRAVGGAGLIIQEATAVEPEGRISSSDLGIWEDSQVEGLKKIVDACKKYGAKIGIQLNHAGRKCEAENERIIAPSSIAYSDRYRIPAEMTTEEIHEVIKSFGYAAERCVRAGYDVIEIHGAHGYLINQFLSPLTNKRTDEYGGSKERRARFLKEVIREVRKVWTEEKALLLRVSAEEYDEEGNRPEDLAEMINMVKDEGINLIDVSSGGVVNIVPERFQGYQIRLAEKIKEKTELPVITGGLIIEPQMAEEILRNRRADLVFIGRAFLKNPYWPLYADEKLSNIATWPKQYEAARTGKI, encoded by the coding sequence ATGTCGAGATTATTTTCAAATTACATAATTAAAAATTTAGAATTAAAGAATCGGATTGTCATGGCGCCGATGTGTATGTATTCTTCAGAAAATGACGGTAAGGTAACTGAATGGCACGTTTTACACTACGCAACGAGAGCTGTGGGAGGAGCAGGGCTAATTATTCAGGAAGCAACAGCAGTTGAACCCGAGGGAAGAATTTCCTCATCTGATTTGGGAATTTGGGAGGATTCTCAAGTCGAAGGGCTAAAAAAGATTGTGGATGCATGTAAAAAATATGGCGCTAAAATCGGAATTCAGCTTAATCATGCAGGGAGAAAGTGCGAAGCTGAAAATGAAAGAATAATTGCTCCGAGTTCAATAGCATACAGTGACAGATACAGAATTCCAGCTGAAATGACGACGGAAGAAATACATGAAGTAATTAAATCATTCGGATATGCAGCAGAAAGGTGTGTTAGAGCAGGCTACGATGTAATAGAAATACACGGTGCCCACGGGTATTTAATAAACCAGTTCTTATCACCGTTAACAAATAAAAGAACTGACGAATATGGGGGAAGTAAAGAGAGAAGGGCAAGATTTCTTAAAGAGGTTATAAGAGAAGTAAGAAAAGTGTGGACTGAAGAAAAGGCGCTTTTACTGAGAGTTTCTGCTGAGGAATATGATGAAGAAGGCAATCGCCCGGAAGACCTTGCGGAGATGATAAATATGGTGAAAGACGAAGGAATCAATTTGATAGATGTAAGCTCCGGAGGGGTTGTGAACATCGTGCCCGAGAGATTTCAAGGCTACCAGATCAGGCTTGCGGAAAAAATAAAAGAAAAAACAGAACTTCCTGTAATAACTGGAGGTTTGATAATTGAGCCACAAATGGCCGAAGAAATATTGCGTAACAGAAGAGCTGATCTTGTATTTATAGGCCGCGCATTTTTAAAAAACCCGTATTGGCCTCTATATGCAGACGAAAAGTTAAGCAATATAGCAACATGGCCAAAACAATACGAAGCTGCCAGAACCGGAAAAATATAG
- a CDS encoding pyridoxal phosphate-dependent aminotransferase, giving the protein MKRKFIAKRYWSEQSTAMGQSDELSKTFDDCINLSLGDPDLITHDIIIDNAFKDAKSGHTKYTDFRGDAELRREICKFYMDEYSMKVKDEEVFVSTSACHGMYLVLEAVIDDGDEVILQAPFFTPYPQQVKLARGIPVELPTYEEEDFQINEKRLENLITAKTKALIINTPSNPTGSCLTDASMKAIARIAEKYDLIVIADDIYTAFSYDSPFIPFASLNGMRERTIILNSFSKNFTMTGWRVGSIIAPDYIINVISQINENVVFTAPSVSQRAAIHALRNRNIIQPEMIEEYRSRTLYAAERINKINNMHVIYPPKGTFYLFVNIKQTGLTSEEAAKVILQQAHVLVLPGNAFGECGEGYLRIACTVNKDILKEAFDRIENIGVFNKQSTDIASK; this is encoded by the coding sequence ATGAAGCGCAAATTTATTGCTAAGAGATATTGGAGTGAACAGTCAACTGCAATGGGACAGTCAGATGAATTATCTAAAACATTTGATGATTGCATTAATTTAAGTCTTGGTGACCCGGATCTGATTACTCATGATATAATTATTGACAATGCCTTTAAGGATGCAAAATCTGGACACACAAAGTACACTGACTTTAGAGGTGACGCTGAACTTCGCAGAGAAATATGCAAATTCTACATGGACGAATACAGCATGAAGGTGAAGGATGAGGAAGTGTTTGTATCAACGTCGGCGTGTCATGGCATGTACTTGGTTCTTGAAGCGGTAATTGATGACGGGGATGAGGTAATATTGCAGGCACCGTTTTTTACGCCGTATCCTCAGCAGGTAAAGCTAGCAAGAGGAATACCTGTTGAACTTCCCACATATGAAGAAGAGGATTTTCAGATAAATGAAAAGAGGCTGGAAAATCTGATTACTGCAAAAACTAAGGCGTTGATAATAAATACCCCGTCTAATCCTACAGGAAGCTGTCTGACAGATGCATCTATGAAAGCAATAGCAAGAATAGCTGAAAAGTACGATTTAATTGTTATAGCGGATGATATATATACTGCATTCAGCTATGATAGCCCGTTTATCCCTTTTGCATCACTGAACGGCATGAGGGAAAGAACCATAATCCTGAATTCATTTTCAAAGAATTTTACGATGACGGGATGGAGAGTTGGAAGTATAATTGCTCCGGACTATATAATAAATGTTATAAGCCAGATTAATGAAAACGTGGTTTTTACGGCGCCGTCTGTTTCGCAGAGAGCTGCGATTCATGCTCTCAGGAACAGAAATATAATTCAGCCTGAAATGATAGAGGAATACCGAAGCAGAACGTTGTATGCAGCTGAAAGGATTAACAAGATTAATAATATGCACGTTATTTATCCGCCGAAAGGAACTTTCTACTTATTTGTAAACATTAAGCAAACAGGACTTACATCGGAGGAAGCTGCCAAAGTAATTCTACAGCAGGCTCATGTTCTTGTTCTGCCGGGAAATGCCTTTGGAGAATGCGGCGAAGGGTATCTAAGAATTGCATGTACGGTAAACAAAGACATATTGAAAGAAGCATTTGACAGAATAGAAAATATTGGTGTTTTCAATAAACAGAGTACAGATATTGCATCAAAATAA
- a CDS encoding aminotransferase: protein MKIKTFKVEQWMNEFENDAVYNLGETCIDSLTLGELIELSGRDPSEYLASLKDTRMTYSHIYGSPDFLNGVAGLYKSIKPQQVIPTHGAIGANNMVIVSMLEPSDNMVSVMPTYQQHYSIPESIGAEVRILQLTPENKFLPDIELLKSLVDSNTKMITINNPDNPTGSWIPEKEMKQIAEIAESVGAYILSDEVYRGISEDGSYMTSITDLYEKGISVGSMSKIFSLAGLRMGWIASRSKEVIDACLERRDYDTISCGVLDDLFASMALTNKEKIFERNRNILFKNREILDQWVQDTPEVYYIKPVAGTTALVYYNKELPSYELCVKLLREKGVLFTPGSCFEMEGCVRIGYAFDSKTLKDGLDKFAEFLREI, encoded by the coding sequence ATGAAAATAAAGACATTTAAGGTCGAGCAGTGGATGAATGAATTTGAAAATGATGCAGTTTATAATTTAGGCGAAACATGTATTGATTCTTTGACGTTGGGTGAGCTTATTGAGCTGTCAGGGCGTGATCCGAGTGAATATCTTGCATCTCTTAAAGATACAAGAATGACATACAGCCATATTTACGGCTCGCCTGATTTTTTAAACGGGGTAGCCGGTCTGTACAAAAGTATTAAACCACAGCAGGTTATACCGACTCACGGGGCAATAGGCGCAAACAACATGGTCATTGTTTCCATGCTTGAACCCAGCGACAATATGGTGTCGGTAATGCCCACATACCAGCAGCATTATTCTATTCCGGAATCCATAGGAGCAGAAGTACGAATACTGCAATTGACTCCGGAAAACAAGTTCTTGCCGGACATAGAGCTTTTAAAAAGTCTGGTTGATAGTAATACGAAAATGATAACAATTAATAATCCTGACAATCCTACAGGATCTTGGATTCCTGAAAAGGAAATGAAGCAAATTGCAGAAATCGCCGAAAGTGTTGGTGCGTATATATTATCTGATGAAGTGTACAGAGGGATTTCTGAGGATGGAAGCTATATGACGTCAATTACGGATTTATATGAAAAAGGAATATCGGTGGGAAGTATGTCGAAAATTTTCTCCCTGGCAGGACTGCGCATGGGCTGGATAGCATCCAGAAGTAAGGAAGTAATAGATGCATGTTTGGAGAGAAGAGATTACGATACTATAAGCTGCGGAGTTCTTGATGACTTATTTGCTTCCATGGCTCTTACGAACAAGGAAAAAATATTTGAGAGAAATAGAAATATATTGTTCAAGAACAGAGAAATACTTGATCAATGGGTGCAGGATACACCGGAAGTTTACTATATAAAGCCTGTAGCCGGAACTACAGCTCTTGTATACTATAATAAGGAACTTCCGTCATATGAATTGTGTGTAAAATTGCTCAGGGAAAAAGGAGTTTTGTTTACTCCAGGTTCATGCTTTGAAATGGAAGGGTGTGTAAGGATAGGGTACGCTTTTGATTCGAAGACATTAAAAGATGGATTAGATAAATTTGCTGAATTTTTAAGAGAAATATAG
- the hflC gene encoding protease modulator HflC, whose amino-acid sequence MQETKKKSNLGSFLRVLIILLLVAAFASTAYIVRENEYAYITRFSKFVKIQDTAGLHFKVPVFDKVEKIPQYRMKYDIPPSEVLTGDKKTLVVDNFAVWQIDNPQTFMRTVSRISEMENRIDAVVYNAVKNTLGTMNQTEIINSDNSSIDDINIKITDTVNSQLKNYGVSTIAVEIKRLDLPNDNETAVYNRMISERTQMAESYRAEGNLEASKVVNETDKEVGILLSKAKATAEELKGQGESEYMKIIAAAYSTEDRVQYYEFIRSLEALKTTMRGDKTVILPADSFIVKVLNGN is encoded by the coding sequence ATGCAGGAAACTAAGAAAAAAAGTAATCTAGGATCATTTTTAAGAGTTTTGATAATTCTATTGCTTGTTGCAGCTTTTGCCAGCACGGCATACATAGTACGAGAAAATGAATACGCGTATATAACCCGTTTCTCCAAATTCGTCAAAATTCAAGACACTGCAGGACTGCACTTTAAAGTTCCCGTGTTTGATAAAGTCGAAAAAATTCCTCAGTACAGAATGAAGTATGACATACCTCCGTCAGAAGTGCTGACAGGAGATAAAAAAACGCTGGTAGTCGACAATTTCGCAGTATGGCAAATTGATAATCCCCAAACATTTATGAGAACTGTAAGCAGAATTTCTGAAATGGAAAACCGAATAGATGCGGTTGTTTACAATGCAGTTAAAAATACTTTAGGTACAATGAACCAAACTGAAATTATAAATTCCGATAACAGCTCAATTGATGACATAAATATAAAAATAACTGATACTGTAAACAGTCAGCTCAAAAACTACGGTGTTTCCACAATAGCAGTTGAAATAAAACGCCTGGATCTGCCAAACGATAACGAAACAGCCGTTTATAACCGAATGATTTCGGAAAGAACTCAAATGGCTGAAAGCTACAGAGCCGAAGGTAACCTTGAAGCAAGTAAGGTTGTAAATGAAACCGACAAAGAAGTTGGAATACTGCTATCAAAAGCAAAGGCGACAGCCGAAGAATTGAAAGGCCAGGGCGAAAGCGAATATATGAAGATAATTGCCGCTGCATATTCAACAGAAGACAGGGTACAATATTATGAGTTTATAAGAAGCCTTGAAGCTCTTAAAACCACTATGCGGGGTGATAAAACAGTTATACTTCCTGCAGACAGTTTCATAGTGAAAGTATTGAACGGAAATTAA
- the hflK gene encoding FtsH protease activity modulator HflK, whose amino-acid sequence MKMNNFIEKLINLIDNSKKTNNQFEFGDQGFNEKPPKKKKNTKTLLILPLLILVVYAVMSCQYTVEESEQAVVTTLGKVTSVETAGLHFKLPYPVQNVTKVAVNKTQKLQIGYASGSESKIDGSTVTEESKMITGDFNIVNIDFFIEWKISDPVKFLYNSDEPSHILKMISQSSARSIIGSKNVDGVLTTEKSIIQAEIKEKIINKLESYDLGVQILDVKIQDSEPPTADVIKAFKEVETAKQEKETRINEALAYKNKTLPDAESKADKLIRDAESYKESKINQASGEVARFNAMYEEYAKNKGITRTRMYLESIEEILPDITVYIDSSEGGVQKLLPLKSFSESEETTGGEQ is encoded by the coding sequence ATGAAAATGAATAATTTTATTGAAAAATTAATAAACTTAATCGATAATTCAAAAAAAACGAATAATCAGTTTGAGTTTGGAGATCAGGGCTTTAATGAAAAACCTCCTAAAAAGAAAAAAAACACTAAGACACTGCTTATACTTCCTCTTCTGATATTAGTAGTCTACGCCGTTATGTCCTGCCAGTATACAGTTGAAGAATCTGAACAAGCTGTTGTAACAACTCTTGGTAAAGTTACAAGTGTTGAGACAGCCGGATTGCATTTTAAGCTTCCATATCCCGTTCAGAATGTTACAAAGGTAGCAGTAAACAAAACACAAAAACTGCAAATAGGATATGCAAGCGGAAGCGAATCTAAAATTGATGGTTCTACTGTTACGGAAGAATCTAAAATGATAACAGGTGATTTTAATATTGTTAATATTGACTTTTTCATAGAATGGAAAATTTCAGATCCTGTTAAATTTCTTTATAATTCTGATGAACCTTCCCACATCTTGAAAATGATATCTCAATCCTCTGCAAGAAGCATAATAGGTTCTAAAAATGTAGACGGAGTATTGACAACCGAAAAATCAATTATCCAGGCAGAAATAAAAGAAAAAATAATAAATAAACTTGAAAGCTATGACCTGGGAGTCCAAATACTTGATGTGAAAATCCAGGACAGTGAACCTCCTACTGCCGATGTTATCAAAGCGTTTAAAGAGGTTGAAACCGCAAAGCAGGAAAAGGAAACACGAATTAATGAAGCTCTGGCTTACAAAAATAAAACATTGCCCGATGCTGAAAGCAAAGCAGACAAATTAATAAGAGACGCGGAATCTTACAAAGAATCTAAAATTAACCAAGCAAGCGGCGAGGTTGCAAGGTTTAATGCAATGTACGAGGAATATGCCAAGAACAAGGGCATAACCAGAACAAGAATGTACTTGGAATCCATCGAGGAAATTTTGCCTGACATAACAGTATACATAGACTCATCAGAAGGCGGAGTGCAGAAACTTCTGCCACTTAAGAGCTTTTCCGAATCTGAGGAAACTACCGGAGGTGAACAATAA
- a CDS encoding peptidoglycan-binding protein, giving the protein MFKNNLKNNAIKYLNQAAQDLDNLYNITIPNTITVHLGNPNEEAEDVTVPFLYYIKNVASSELYPTWPESALKANVHAITSFALNRIYTEWYRSRGYDFDITSSPQYDQEFILNRGLFDTINAVADEVFTHYIARDGQMQPLYAKFCDGKILQCEGLQQWGTVDLSAAGYSPIEILRYYYGEDINLETGTPIGNTENSFPGEVFQLGDSNIYVLRMQLYLDRIRVNYPGIPQIKPITGSFNQSTEDAVRAFQSIFNLPVTGDIDKATWYMIMQRYTSITRLAELTTQENLISQMDGITEEAYLEGDIRAEIELIQYALNVLSAYYPSIRSVPITGFFDERTRNSVMDFQRSMGFEPTGVVSRETFDTLMSSLFGILDSLPEEAVYLPRFRWPGVEFKPGDESPLIYIIQEMLYYISLIIPAIPPFEPSGVYDENTRRAVQDFQGTQGMEPTGILDADTWNTIVEVYRSQRYGALSGGQPII; this is encoded by the coding sequence ATGTTTAAAAATAATTTGAAAAATAATGCAATAAAGTATTTGAATCAAGCAGCACAAGACTTAGATAATTTATACAACATTACGATTCCAAACACTATAACTGTTCATTTGGGTAACCCTAATGAGGAAGCTGAGGATGTAACCGTTCCTTTTCTGTATTACATTAAAAATGTTGCATCCAGCGAGTTATATCCAACATGGCCGGAATCTGCTTTAAAAGCTAACGTGCACGCAATTACATCGTTTGCTCTAAACAGGATTTATACGGAATGGTACAGATCCAGGGGATATGATTTTGATATTACAAGCTCTCCCCAATACGATCAGGAGTTTATCCTAAACAGAGGATTGTTTGACACAATAAATGCTGTAGCTGATGAGGTTTTCACTCACTATATTGCCAGGGATGGCCAAATGCAGCCACTATATGCCAAGTTTTGCGATGGGAAAATATTACAGTGTGAAGGCTTGCAGCAATGGGGAACAGTTGACTTGTCAGCTGCAGGTTATTCGCCTATAGAAATATTAAGATACTATTATGGAGAAGATATAAATCTTGAAACTGGTACACCCATAGGAAATACCGAAAATTCTTTTCCCGGTGAAGTATTCCAGCTTGGAGATTCGAATATCTATGTTTTAAGAATGCAACTTTATTTGGACAGAATAAGGGTTAATTATCCTGGAATTCCTCAAATTAAGCCTATTACAGGGAGTTTTAACCAATCCACAGAGGATGCCGTAAGGGCTTTTCAAAGTATATTTAATCTTCCTGTTACCGGAGATATAGATAAAGCTACGTGGTATATGATAATGCAAAGATATACTTCGATTACAAGGCTTGCTGAGCTTACGACACAGGAAAATTTAATAAGCCAGATGGATGGAATAACAGAGGAGGCATATCTTGAGGGAGACATAAGGGCGGAAATAGAATTAATACAATATGCTTTAAATGTTTTATCGGCCTATTATCCATCCATACGCAGTGTTCCTATAACAGGGTTTTTTGATGAACGAACGAGAAACTCGGTTATGGATTTCCAAAGATCAATGGGCTTTGAACCGACAGGTGTTGTTAGCAGAGAAACTTTTGACACCTTGATGTCCAGCCTGTTTGGTATACTTGACTCATTACCTGAGGAAGCTGTATATCTTCCAAGATTTAGATGGCCCGGTGTTGAATTCAAACCAGGTGATGAAAGTCCTCTGATTTATATTATTCAGGAAATGCTGTATTATATTTCGCTGATCATTCCTGCAATTCCTCCATTTGAGCCAAGCGGAGTATATGATGAAAATACACGTCGTGCTGTGCAGGATTTCCAAGGGACACAAGGTATGGAACCCACAGGAATTTTAGACGCAGATACATGGAACACCATCGTGGAGGTATACAGAAGTCAAAGATACGGAGCATTGTCCGGGGGGCAGCCGATTATATAA
- a CDS encoding 2-hydroxyacid dehydrogenase, protein MKLVIIEPLGVERDVLIKMAEDTLGNKVEIVYYDTRVTDTDELIKRGRDADIIAVSNLPLNSEVINGCNNLKMLAVAFTGVDHIAIDTCKEKNITVCNCAGYSNAAVSDLVFGLIISIYRNIIQCNEAVRRSGTKDGLVGFELEGKKFGVVGTGAIGSRVCAIAKAFGCQVYAYSRTVKNVDGVHYVDLDTLLSTCDIISLHVPLNDSTKHLINREKISLMKKSTILINTARGPVVDSDALAEALNTEKIAGAGIDVFETEPPISESHPLLQAKNLVATPHIAFATKEALVKRAVIVFENIKAYLNGKPQNVMNK, encoded by the coding sequence TTGAAATTAGTAATAATTGAACCATTGGGTGTAGAAAGAGACGTTCTTATCAAAATGGCAGAAGATACACTTGGCAACAAGGTTGAAATTGTTTATTATGACACAAGAGTAACAGATACCGATGAACTGATTAAAAGAGGCAGAGATGCCGATATAATTGCCGTTTCCAACCTTCCTCTAAACAGTGAAGTAATAAACGGATGCAACAATCTAAAAATGCTTGCAGTAGCATTTACAGGTGTGGATCATATTGCTATAGATACCTGCAAAGAAAAAAATATTACGGTTTGCAACTGTGCCGGTTATTCAAATGCCGCAGTAAGTGATTTGGTATTCGGGCTGATAATTTCTATATACAGAAATATAATTCAATGCAACGAAGCCGTAAGAAGATCAGGAACAAAGGATGGTCTGGTAGGCTTTGAGCTTGAAGGCAAAAAATTCGGAGTTGTGGGAACAGGCGCTATAGGAAGCAGAGTATGTGCAATAGCAAAGGCATTTGGCTGCCAGGTATATGCTTACTCAAGAACAGTAAAAAATGTTGACGGAGTACACTATGTTGATTTGGACACATTGCTGTCAACCTGCGACATTATTTCACTCCATGTTCCTCTGAACGATTCTACAAAACATTTAATAAACAGAGAAAAAATCTCATTAATGAAGAAAAGCACCATATTGATAAATACTGCCAGAGGGCCTGTTGTTGACAGTGATGCCCTTGCAGAAGCTTTGAATACCGAAAAAATTGCAGGTGCAGGTATAGATGTTTTTGAAACCGAACCTCCAATTTCTGAGAGTCATCCTCTTTTACAGGCAAAAAATCTCGTAGCCACACCTCATATTGCCTTTGCAACAAAAGAAGCTCTTGTAAAAAGAGCTGTCATAGTATTTGAAAATATAAAAGCATACTTAAACGGCAAGCCTCAAAATGTAATGAACAAATAA